Proteins from a genomic interval of Anatilimnocola floriformis:
- a CDS encoding ThiF family adenylyltransferase, with protein sequence MTEPAADTEDTAADLARYARQWRFAPLGKEGQRKLLTSRVLIVGCGALGSVQANTLARAGVGHLRIVDRDFLELNNLQRQVLYDEDDVAAGLPKAIAARNRLVRINSQIEIEAHVADLDHTNIERLLDGVDLLLDGTDNFETRYLLNDAAVKFKLPWIYGGCLGAEGQTLTIIPGTTPCLRCLMPDTPPPGSSPTCDTAGILSPIINIIASWQCCEALKILSGHPEAISRTWTIFDLWDATIRQIKMGNVASDKCPTCSGQEFPWLSGERGSHTAVLCGRNSVQLSFADRQSISLEQMEEKLRPLGSVTRNRYLVRVTIDKFQITIFPDGRAVISGTEDIAEAKSLYARYVGA encoded by the coding sequence ATGACTGAACCGGCCGCCGATACCGAAGACACTGCCGCCGATCTCGCCCGCTATGCGCGACAATGGCGGTTTGCGCCGCTGGGCAAAGAGGGACAGCGGAAGCTGCTCACATCGCGCGTGCTGATTGTTGGCTGCGGCGCGCTGGGCAGCGTGCAGGCGAATACACTCGCGCGCGCGGGAGTGGGACATTTACGGATTGTCGATCGGGATTTTCTTGAGCTGAACAATCTGCAGCGGCAGGTGCTGTACGACGAAGACGATGTGGCAGCCGGTTTGCCGAAGGCGATTGCGGCTCGCAATCGATTAGTGCGAATCAATTCGCAAATCGAAATCGAAGCCCATGTCGCTGATCTCGATCACACGAATATCGAACGGCTGCTTGACGGCGTCGATCTGTTGCTCGATGGCACCGACAATTTTGAAACGCGGTATCTGCTGAACGACGCCGCGGTGAAATTTAAGTTGCCGTGGATTTATGGCGGCTGTCTCGGTGCGGAAGGGCAAACGCTGACGATCATTCCGGGAACAACTCCATGCTTGCGTTGTCTCATGCCCGATACGCCGCCGCCGGGAAGTTCACCGACGTGCGATACGGCTGGCATTTTGTCGCCGATCATCAACATCATCGCCTCGTGGCAATGCTGCGAAGCCCTGAAAATTCTCAGCGGTCATCCGGAAGCGATCAGCCGAACTTGGACCATTTTTGACCTGTGGGATGCGACCATTCGGCAGATCAAAATGGGAAACGTCGCCAGCGACAAGTGCCCCACATGCAGCGGCCAAGAGTTTCCCTGGCTCAGCGGCGAGCGCGGCAGCCATACTGCGGTTCTCTGCGGTCGCAACTCGGTGCAGCTAAGCTTTGCCGATCGGCAGAGTATTTCGCTGGAGCAGATGGAAGAGAAGCTTCGGCCGCTGGGGAGCGTCACTCGCAATCGCTACTTGGTGCGAGTGACGATCGACAAATTTCAGATCACCATCTTTCCCGACGGCCGCGCTGTGATCAGCGGCACGGAAGATATCGCCGAAGCGAAGTCGCTGTATGCGAGGTACGTCGGAGCGTAA
- a CDS encoding TolC family protein, giving the protein MPIQLWLSYFKRPAFATILVGILAFTLPGCRIPGLYGAKEMAPLPDTYNGVVTEENSGQIGIYEFFDDPVLAQLLTNGLASNQELQIRNQEIFIASNELYQARWAYLPFIDLNAYGGMDRTSKWMPLGAAESQLLTPNGGNFSDPLGYSRLSADLFWHVDIWRQYRNMRNAALQRYYEAIQRRNYLITQLVAETAENYYELAALDKRLLYLDQTIQIQEQSLDVADAQLKAARGTKLGVQRFLAEVRKNQSQRLIVQQRIIEISNQINYRVGRFPQPVERANWDVIKLDSRQIQVGFPAQLLLNRRDIQAAEREVIASGLDIRVARANFFPKLDITANVGFESFNPRYLFTPDALIGQAIGNLSAPVVNKSAVRAQYMTANAKQLQAIYAYQQTVLNAFTEVTNNVAKVENYRRSVAVQQQQVVALEQSVDVARSLFRAPLAEAFARVEYVDVLLATRDLLEARTQMLETKQQQLSGIVRAYQALGGGFLLSNNGEEFPQLFCSPVQVESYEVIMPQDLMFPSDPDGEKELLPPPGQAANAPAPAAAPTPMPTPAVK; this is encoded by the coding sequence ATGCCCATACAACTCTGGCTGTCATATTTCAAACGGCCTGCGTTCGCCACGATCCTCGTTGGTATCCTCGCCTTCACGCTGCCTGGCTGCCGCATTCCTGGCCTGTACGGGGCCAAAGAAATGGCGCCGCTGCCGGACACGTACAACGGAGTGGTGACGGAAGAGAACTCGGGCCAGATCGGCATCTATGAGTTCTTTGACGACCCGGTGCTGGCTCAGCTGCTGACGAATGGCCTGGCCTCGAATCAAGAACTGCAGATTCGGAATCAGGAAATCTTCATCGCCAGCAACGAGCTCTATCAGGCTCGCTGGGCTTACCTGCCGTTCATCGATCTGAATGCCTACGGCGGCATGGATCGAACGAGCAAGTGGATGCCACTGGGTGCAGCCGAAAGTCAGCTCTTAACGCCGAACGGCGGCAACTTTTCGGATCCGCTGGGCTATTCGCGCCTCTCGGCCGACTTGTTCTGGCACGTCGATATTTGGCGTCAGTATCGCAACATGCGCAATGCTGCCCTGCAGCGGTACTATGAAGCGATCCAACGCCGGAACTACTTGATCACCCAACTCGTCGCCGAAACGGCTGAGAACTATTACGAGTTGGCCGCCCTCGATAAGCGTTTGCTGTACTTGGATCAGACGATCCAGATTCAAGAGCAAAGCTTGGACGTGGCCGATGCCCAGCTGAAGGCAGCCCGCGGTACGAAGCTGGGTGTTCAACGGTTCCTCGCCGAAGTTCGCAAGAACCAAAGCCAACGCTTGATCGTGCAGCAGCGAATCATCGAGATCTCGAATCAGATCAATTACCGCGTCGGTCGCTTTCCGCAGCCTGTCGAACGTGCCAACTGGGATGTCATCAAGCTCGACTCGCGTCAGATCCAGGTCGGCTTCCCCGCTCAGCTGCTGCTGAATCGCCGAGACATTCAAGCCGCCGAACGTGAGGTGATCGCGTCGGGTCTTGATATTCGAGTCGCTCGGGCCAACTTCTTCCCGAAGCTCGATATCACCGCCAACGTCGGCTTTGAGTCGTTCAACCCGCGCTACTTGTTCACGCCCGATGCGTTGATTGGCCAGGCGATTGGCAACTTGTCGGCACCTGTGGTCAACAAGTCAGCTGTCCGCGCTCAATACATGACTGCGAACGCCAAGCAGTTGCAGGCGATCTACGCTTACCAGCAGACCGTGCTCAATGCGTTCACCGAAGTTACCAACAACGTAGCGAAGGTTGAAAACTATCGCCGCAGCGTTGCGGTTCAACAACAGCAAGTGGTAGCCCTCGAACAGTCGGTCGATGTCGCCCGCAGCTTGTTCCGTGCTCCGCTGGCCGAAGCGTTTGCTCGCGTCGAATACGTCGACGTGTTGCTCGCCACCCGTGACTTGCTCGAAGCTCGTACGCAAATGCTCGAAACCAAACAGCAACAGCTGTCGGGCATCGTCCGAGCCTATCAGGCACTCGGTGGTGGCTTCCTGCTGTCGAACAACGGTGAAGAGTTCCCGCAACTCTTCTGCAGCCCGGTGCAGGTCGAATCGTATGAGGTGATCATGCCCCAAGACCTGATGTTCCCCAGCGATCCGGATGGCGAGAAGGAACTTCTCCCGCCACCTGGCCAGGCTGCTAACGCACCTGCTCCGGCTGCCGCACCGACACCGATGCCAACGCCAGCGGTGAAGTAA
- a CDS encoding thioredoxin family protein, with translation MKRLFSLLAVVALAVAAPLFAAEPGEKAPEFKGLKGVDGKELSLSDVKDAKAVVVCFTCNICPVSVAYEDRFVEFTKKYKEKGVAFVAINCNTKTEDLAAMKTRAEDKGFNFPYVFDESGKTATEYGAKVTPHIYVLDGTRTIQYVGAFDDKPVAKDATKHYVADAVDAVLAGKTVETATTKAFGCGIQNKK, from the coding sequence ATGAAGCGTTTGTTCTCGTTGCTCGCCGTTGTTGCGCTCGCTGTCGCCGCTCCGCTGTTCGCCGCCGAACCCGGCGAAAAAGCCCCTGAGTTCAAAGGTCTGAAGGGCGTCGATGGCAAGGAACTGTCCTTGTCCGACGTGAAGGATGCCAAGGCCGTTGTCGTTTGCTTCACCTGTAACATCTGCCCGGTCTCGGTGGCCTACGAAGATCGCTTCGTCGAATTCACCAAGAAGTACAAGGAAAAGGGCGTCGCCTTTGTTGCCATCAACTGCAACACCAAGACTGAAGACCTGGCCGCGATGAAGACCCGCGCCGAAGACAAGGGTTTCAACTTCCCCTATGTGTTCGATGAAAGCGGCAAGACCGCCACCGAATACGGCGCGAAGGTCACGCCGCACATCTATGTGCTCGACGGCACGCGGACCATCCAATACGTCGGCGCGTTCGACGACAAGCCAGTCGCCAAGGACGCCACCAAGCACTACGTCGCCGACGCTGTCGACGCCGTTCTCGCTGGCAAGACCGTCGAAACTGCTACTACCAAGGCCTTCGGCTGCGGTATTCAAAACAAGAAGTAA
- a CDS encoding esterase/lipase family protein, which yields MRFSDSVLIRQVLWGLLVISGSLTCGSPVQGQEKPPAPTFTIPSFTPPNIPSVTLGGEQFWSDELVRNGWRLQLNVMSGHHRLLDNKDVRRAWGTHDQCHEKFAEIARAEAWPPVKKKVVITLHGLIRSREAMEGIGAFLQKEGDYEWVNVGYASTRRTIDQHAESLAKIIAGLEGAEEINFVCHSLGNIIVRRYLGEASATEPKWKPDARIKRFVMLGPPNNGAELAKRFIGNKVVAMVIGPSGKQLSKDWETVSTKLAVPKCDFGIIAGGNGSDGGLNPLIAGDDDWVVSVAETRLPGACDFRCVNLLHGQLMNDPQVRSYVLEFLRTGCFESADRRQPITAPAVPR from the coding sequence ATGCGATTTTCTGATTCCGTGTTAATTCGACAGGTTCTATGGGGACTGCTGGTGATCAGTGGTTCGCTGACCTGTGGTTCGCCTGTGCAGGGTCAAGAGAAACCGCCGGCGCCGACGTTCACTATCCCTTCATTTACACCGCCGAATATTCCCTCGGTCACACTCGGGGGCGAACAGTTCTGGAGCGATGAACTGGTCCGCAATGGCTGGAGGTTGCAGCTGAACGTGATGAGCGGGCATCATCGGTTGCTCGACAACAAGGATGTTCGCCGCGCGTGGGGCACGCATGATCAGTGCCACGAAAAGTTCGCCGAGATCGCGCGGGCCGAGGCCTGGCCGCCGGTGAAGAAGAAAGTGGTGATCACACTGCACGGTTTGATCCGCAGTCGCGAAGCCATGGAAGGGATCGGCGCGTTCTTGCAGAAGGAAGGAGACTATGAGTGGGTCAACGTGGGCTATGCGAGCACGCGGCGAACCATCGATCAGCATGCGGAGTCGCTGGCCAAGATCATTGCGGGTTTGGAAGGGGCCGAAGAGATCAACTTCGTTTGTCATAGCTTGGGAAACATCATTGTTCGTCGCTATCTAGGTGAAGCCTCGGCCACGGAGCCGAAGTGGAAACCCGATGCGCGAATCAAGCGGTTTGTGATGCTCGGTCCGCCAAACAACGGCGCCGAGTTGGCGAAGCGATTCATCGGCAACAAAGTAGTCGCCATGGTGATCGGTCCCAGCGGCAAGCAACTCAGCAAAGATTGGGAAACTGTTTCGACCAAACTAGCCGTGCCGAAGTGCGACTTCGGCATTATCGCCGGCGGCAACGGGAGCGATGGCGGTTTGAATCCGCTGATCGCAGGCGATGACGACTGGGTGGTCTCGGTCGCCGAAACGCGTTTGCCGGGAGCTTGTGATTTTCGGTGCGTCAACTTGTTGCACGGACAGTTGATGAATGATCCACAAGTGCGGAGCTATGTGCTGGAGTTTCTGCGGACCGGTTGTTTTGAATCGGCTGACCGCCGACAGCCAATTACTGCCCCGGCCGTCCCCCGGTAG